The proteins below are encoded in one region of Maribacter aestuarii:
- a CDS encoding glycerophosphodiester phosphodiesterase: protein MLKRISIFMIFITFMSCDMKKPLVIGHRGAMGHETENTLASVQKALDLGVDMIEIDVFKIESGEIVVFHDETVDRLANSGGKIEDYNIFDLKQLTLDGGHRIPTLQDVLKLIDNKVALNIELKGANTSDRVNFIMDYYIREKGWSPENFIISSFNWDELKEMRKINKEVAIAVLTEDDPKDAIPIAKELNAQAINPYFKKLTAKNVSAIKEAGFKIYTWTVNKPQDIMAMKRLDVDGIITNFPERVK from the coding sequence ATGCTGAAAAGAATTTCGATTTTCATGATATTTATAACCTTCATGAGTTGTGATATGAAAAAACCTTTGGTGATAGGGCACAGAGGTGCTATGGGCCACGAAACGGAAAACACCCTAGCATCGGTGCAGAAGGCGTTGGACTTGGGGGTGGATATGATTGAAATTGACGTTTTTAAAATAGAAAGTGGGGAAATTGTGGTTTTTCATGATGAGACAGTGGATAGATTGGCGAATTCTGGCGGAAAAATAGAGGACTATAATATTTTCGATTTAAAACAATTAACATTAGATGGCGGACACAGGATTCCCACCCTGCAGGATGTCTTAAAATTAATTGATAATAAGGTAGCCTTGAACATTGAGTTAAAAGGGGCCAATACATCGGATCGGGTAAATTTCATAATGGATTATTATATTAGGGAAAAAGGATGGTCCCCGGAAAATTTTATCATTTCTAGTTTTAATTGGGATGAACTAAAAGAAATGCGAAAAATTAATAAGGAGGTCGCCATTGCGGTACTTACGGAAGACGATCCAAAAGATGCTATTCCTATCGCTAAGGAACTTAACGCGCAAGCAATCAACCCTTATTTTAAGAAATTAACTGCGAAGAATGTTTCGGCCATAAAAGAAGCGGGTTTTAAAATTTACACATGGACGGTGAATAAGCCACAAGATATTATGGCAATGAAAAGGTTGGATGTAGATGGTATCATAACCAACTTTCCGGAAAGGGTAAAATAA
- a CDS encoding alpha-amylase family glycosyl hydrolase, translated as MSTKKKAVVYQVFTRLFGNTNTTNKFWGTIEENGVGKFADFTDEALAQIKDLGITHVWYTGVPHHALINDYTEYGISNDDPDVVKGRAGSPYAVKDYYNVNPDLAVNPSNRLREFRDLITRTHKQGMKVIIDIVPNHVARKYEGLTNPKGVTDFGAEDDTTVEYHRNNNFYYIPGSGFKVPEWKDGYLPLGGEKNSEVDAKFMENPAKWTGNGSRSPQPDINDWYETVKINYGVRPDGTLDFERLPEDFANKDFKAHFKFWEAKDLPSSWIKFRDIALYWLEFGVDGFRYDMAEMVPVEFWSYMNSSIKMRNPDAFLMAEVYNPDLYREYIHKGKMDYLYDKVELYDSIKHIMKGYGWTDHIPIVQNGLKDIEHNMLHFLENHDEQRIASPDFAGDAELGKPAMVVSATISTSPTMIYFGQEVGEPGDENAGFGSPTRTSIFDYIGVPHFQRWVNDKKFDGGQLSTEEVELRDFYKRLLNFTIESEALMGEYQEIHFFNKENTANYNHRVLSYARWSQNQKLIIISNFDADESFTFDFKIPAELVNQWNLTDGTYDLVDRLYGANEVLTVSEGVGYLPVKLNPLESYIFELKN; from the coding sequence ATGAGTACAAAAAAGAAGGCCGTAGTATATCAAGTCTTTACACGACTTTTCGGTAATACAAACACTACGAATAAATTTTGGGGCACCATTGAAGAAAACGGTGTTGGTAAATTCGCAGACTTTACGGATGAGGCACTAGCTCAAATCAAGGATTTGGGGATAACACATGTTTGGTACACCGGGGTGCCACACCATGCCTTGATTAATGATTATACGGAATACGGAATCTCCAACGATGACCCGGATGTCGTAAAAGGACGGGCTGGATCACCTTACGCAGTTAAAGACTATTACAATGTAAATCCTGATTTGGCCGTTAATCCGTCCAACAGGCTTAGGGAGTTTAGAGATTTGATTACAAGAACTCATAAGCAGGGAATGAAAGTTATAATCGATATTGTTCCCAATCACGTGGCACGTAAGTATGAGGGGTTGACCAATCCTAAAGGCGTTACCGATTTTGGGGCCGAGGATGATACCACCGTAGAATATCACAGGAATAATAATTTTTACTATATACCGGGAAGCGGGTTCAAAGTGCCGGAATGGAAAGATGGGTATCTACCCTTAGGTGGAGAGAAAAATTCTGAGGTAGACGCTAAATTCATGGAGAATCCTGCCAAATGGACCGGTAATGGATCTCGTTCCCCACAACCGGATATAAACGACTGGTACGAGACGGTGAAGATAAATTATGGTGTACGTCCAGATGGTACTTTGGATTTTGAACGTTTGCCAGAGGACTTTGCAAACAAGGATTTTAAAGCACACTTTAAGTTTTGGGAAGCTAAGGACCTGCCTAGTTCATGGATTAAGTTTAGGGATATTGCCTTGTACTGGTTGGAATTTGGGGTAGACGGATTTCGATATGATATGGCCGAAATGGTTCCAGTGGAATTTTGGAGTTACATGAATTCCAGTATCAAAATGAGGAACCCAGACGCATTTTTGATGGCTGAAGTATATAATCCAGATTTATATCGGGAATATATCCACAAGGGAAAAATGGATTACCTCTATGACAAAGTTGAGTTGTACGACAGCATAAAACACATTATGAAAGGCTATGGTTGGACGGACCATATTCCTATAGTTCAGAATGGATTAAAGGACATTGAGCATAACATGTTGCATTTTCTGGAAAATCATGACGAACAACGGATTGCCAGTCCGGATTTTGCCGGAGATGCGGAATTAGGAAAACCGGCCATGGTCGTTTCAGCAACAATTAGTACTTCACCTACCATGATCTATTTTGGTCAGGAGGTCGGGGAGCCGGGCGATGAAAATGCTGGATTCGGTAGCCCTACTCGGACTTCCATATTCGATTATATTGGGGTTCCGCATTTTCAACGCTGGGTTAACGATAAGAAATTTGATGGTGGCCAACTATCTACAGAAGAGGTGGAATTAAGGGATTTCTATAAAAGGTTATTGAACTTCACGATTGAAAGTGAAGCTTTGATGGGCGAGTATCAGGAAATTCATTTTTTTAATAAAGAAAACACAGCGAATTATAATCATAGGGTTCTTTCCTACGCACGATGGAGCCAAAATCAAAAACTCATAATTATCTCAAATTTTGACGCCGACGAAAGTTTTACTTTTGACTTTAAGATTCCTGCAGAGCTAGTAAATCAATGGAATCTTACTGATGGAACCTATGATTTAGTCGATAGACTTTATGGAGCTAATGAAGTGCTAACTGTTTCAGAAGGAGTAGGTTATCTGCCCGTTAAGCTTAATCCATTGGAATCCTATATTTTTGAATTGAAAAACTAG
- the pgmB gene encoding beta-phosphoglucomutase, which yields MQKIGFIFDLDGVIVDTAKYHYLAWKKLANELGFEFTKEQNELFKGVSRKRCLEILLDIGKVRADQEQFDQWMVEKNLDYLAYIEKMDASEILPDVPRVLEYLKAREIPIALGSASKNAKPILEKVSLLPYFDSIVDGNSVTKAKPDPEVFLLAAENLGVDPKKCVVFEDAVAGIQAANNAGMLSIAIGDATILSEASHNFKDFTEIDDNFLEKLLN from the coding sequence ATGCAAAAGATTGGATTTATTTTCGATTTGGATGGTGTTATTGTGGATACGGCCAAATATCATTATTTGGCGTGGAAAAAACTTGCCAATGAACTTGGCTTTGAGTTTACCAAGGAGCAAAATGAGCTCTTTAAAGGGGTAAGCAGAAAAAGATGTTTGGAGATCCTGCTGGACATTGGGAAGGTCAGAGCGGATCAGGAACAATTTGACCAATGGATGGTTGAAAAAAATCTAGATTATTTGGCATACATTGAAAAAATGGATGCTTCGGAAATATTGCCCGATGTGCCTAGGGTTCTTGAGTATCTGAAAGCTAGGGAAATTCCGATTGCTCTGGGTTCAGCAAGTAAAAATGCAAAACCTATTTTGGAAAAGGTAAGTTTGCTGCCTTACTTTGACAGTATTGTAGATGGAAACAGTGTGACCAAGGCCAAGCCGGACCCGGAAGTATTTTTATTGGCGGCTGAAAATTTAGGGGTCGACCCTAAAAAATGTGTTGTATTTGAAGACGCCGTGGCGGGTATACAGGCCGCCAATAACGCGGGTATGCTTAGTATAGCAATAGGAGATGCCACCATCTTATCGGAGGCTTCTCATAATTTTAAGGATTTCACCGAAATTGACGATAATTTTTTAGAGAAGCTTTTAAACTGA
- a CDS encoding LacI family DNA-binding transcriptional regulator encodes MKRKITLKHIARELEVSISTVSKALKNSDEISRDTKDKVQAFAKLYNYKPNNIAISLKNKRTKNIGVIIPDIVHHFFTTVFRGIEKYANNRGYNVIVCVSDESFDKEVINMEMLANGSIDGFIMSLSAETQAKNDFNHLKEVTEQGIPLVLFDRVTDEISCDKVILNDKEIAYEAVDSFIKSGRKKIALITTESYFNVSISRAKGYEEALRDNNIDLNDDLILVLPYDSLDENQISDFFKNNTIDAVLCVNEIFAIHCMGIAQKQGFKVPEDIAFIGFTDGILSRYSQPRLTTVAQHGERMGEVAAEMLIDRVENENEDDEREEVYRTEIIKATLIQRESTIN; translated from the coding sequence TTGAAAAGAAAAATAACGTTAAAGCACATTGCTCGAGAACTGGAAGTTTCTATTTCCACAGTTTCGAAAGCTTTAAAAAATAGTGACGAAATTAGTAGGGACACTAAGGATAAAGTCCAGGCTTTCGCAAAGCTGTACAATTACAAGCCTAACAATATTGCCATAAGTTTAAAGAATAAAAGGACGAAAAATATTGGGGTTATTATTCCGGACATTGTCCATCATTTTTTCACTACGGTTTTTAGGGGTATTGAAAAATACGCTAATAATAGGGGATATAACGTTATTGTCTGTGTTTCCGACGAATCATTTGATAAGGAGGTGATTAATATGGAAATGCTCGCCAATGGCAGCATCGATGGTTTTATTATGTCCTTATCCGCGGAAACTCAAGCTAAAAACGATTTCAATCATTTAAAAGAGGTTACGGAACAAGGAATCCCTTTGGTCCTGTTTGATAGGGTTACCGATGAGATATCTTGTGATAAGGTAATTCTTAATGACAAGGAAATTGCCTATGAAGCAGTGGACTCGTTTATAAAATCCGGTAGAAAAAAGATCGCTTTGATTACTACGGAGAGCTACTTTAATGTGAGTATAAGTAGGGCGAAGGGATACGAGGAAGCGTTAAGGGACAATAATATCGATTTGAATGATGATTTAATTTTAGTTCTACCCTACGATAGTTTGGACGAAAACCAGATTAGCGATTTTTTCAAGAACAACACTATTGATGCGGTGCTCTGCGTCAATGAAATATTCGCAATCCATTGTATGGGCATAGCCCAAAAACAAGGTTTCAAAGTTCCTGAGGATATTGCATTTATAGGTTTTACGGACGGTATTTTGTCTAGGTATTCCCAGCCAAGACTTACTACGGTGGCTCAACACGGGGAGAGAATGGGAGAAGTAGCGGCGGAAATGCTCATAGATAGGGTAGAGAACGAAAATGAAGACGACGAAAGAGAAGAGGTTTATAGAACCGAAATTATTAAGGCAACCTTAATCCAAAGGGAGTCTACAATCAATTAA
- a CDS encoding SusC/RagA family TonB-linked outer membrane protein — protein sequence MKITLLKSLMVLGAFLSFGLTQAQEVTGTVSDASGPLPGASVIEKGTTNGTQTDFDGNYTIEVGSDATLVVSYIGYKTVEVPVNGQSTINFTLEEDAEALEEVVIIGYGTTTVKDATGSVTAVTSEDFNGGIIASPEQLIQGKTAGVNIQQTSGEPGAGIQVNIRGSNSVRANNNPLFVVDGVPLSGGSSAPGGDTGFGDTAEKNPLNFLNPQDIESMSILKDASATAIYGSRGANGVIIITTKSGKTGGQGVFEFNSTLSIANPAKEFDLLNRSEYLSAVAQFGGNPNAVDFGADTDWQDEIFRTAVSQNQNLSYAKNYGKGNIRATFSYGKQFGVVEKTDLERITGRLNLNHRFLDDKLIVGIQSSISRINDQTAPLAGTAGASGDLIGGAYAANPTWPGRASFEPDGNQLNPLNLLSSTQNITNTNRFLINGSVEYKITPEISAKVNAGWDYSSGENTSLTTRDLFNVPDAEGFGFGYFGELERDNKTLETTVNYNKEFENSSLDVLVGYAYQDFQTSGFNSNGKGFDTGDLNEMGKDLRDVVRDAQGDIGGSFQQFYYDSRTAGYFVNRLLPTVVAGDPVTSSINKKVEAVVFDNFDNTDELQSFFARANYTINNKYILTGTIRADGSSRFGPENQYGYFPSGAFAWKMNEEDFVGESVSTLKLRLSAGITGNQDGLGYGNFVARQRFAELNRQTIQNGTLQINPNGLAIVATDVPDLKWEESLNFNVGLDFGFNNDRFSGSIDVYRTETSDLLLQTPPAAPAVDPFQFGNVDATILNQGVELGLSYDFIRSEDVSFSADFNVAYNENEIQDFEGIIDAGPINGQGLTGAFAQRFQAGVSLFSYYMPIFEGFDSAGTPIYTDVDGNGVGDAFGDRTFVDEDGLPDITSGLSLNLRVKNFDASAFFSGQFGFSVYNNTANGYFTAGSIGISRNVTQNVVTSGEDAGASADVSTRFLEKGDFVRFQNLSIGYNVPLSGEGVLNTLRLSVTGQNLFLITDYSGLDPEVTTNTGTLNSAGLPARGIDWAAYPNPRTFTFGINASF from the coding sequence ATGAAGATTACGCTACTTAAGAGTCTGATGGTACTTGGGGCATTTTTGTCCTTTGGCCTAACTCAGGCGCAGGAAGTAACCGGAACTGTTTCCGATGCAAGTGGGCCTTTACCGGGCGCAAGTGTGATTGAAAAGGGAACAACCAACGGTACTCAGACAGATTTTGATGGAAATTATACCATTGAAGTCGGAAGTGATGCCACCTTAGTGGTAAGCTATATTGGTTACAAGACCGTTGAAGTACCAGTAAATGGACAGTCTACCATAAACTTTACGCTAGAAGAAGATGCCGAGGCATTGGAAGAGGTTGTTATTATCGGTTACGGTACTACAACTGTAAAAGATGCGACCGGTTCCGTTACTGCAGTTACATCTGAGGATTTTAACGGTGGTATAATCGCTTCACCGGAACAATTGATCCAAGGTAAAACTGCTGGTGTAAACATTCAGCAAACAAGTGGGGAGCCAGGTGCTGGAATCCAGGTCAACATTCGTGGATCAAACTCGGTAAGAGCTAATAACAATCCGCTATTTGTTGTAGATGGTGTTCCACTTTCGGGAGGATCGTCTGCTCCGGGAGGGGATACAGGATTTGGAGATACAGCTGAAAAAAACCCTTTAAACTTCTTGAATCCTCAAGATATTGAGAGTATGAGTATCCTTAAGGATGCTTCCGCTACCGCCATCTATGGTTCTAGAGGTGCTAACGGGGTTATCATCATTACAACAAAGAGTGGTAAAACTGGTGGTCAAGGTGTATTCGAATTCAACTCTACCTTAAGTATAGCCAACCCGGCAAAAGAATTTGATTTATTAAATCGTTCAGAATATTTAAGCGCTGTAGCGCAATTTGGAGGTAATCCTAATGCAGTTGATTTCGGTGCAGATACAGATTGGCAAGACGAAATATTCAGAACTGCGGTATCACAAAACCAGAACTTGTCTTATGCTAAAAACTATGGTAAAGGAAACATTAGGGCTACTTTTAGTTATGGAAAGCAGTTTGGTGTAGTAGAAAAAACAGATTTAGAACGTATTACAGGTAGATTAAATCTCAATCACCGATTTTTAGATGACAAACTTATTGTAGGAATACAAAGTTCAATATCTAGGATTAATGACCAAACAGCGCCATTAGCAGGAACTGCTGGAGCGAGTGGTGATTTGATAGGTGGTGCCTATGCGGCCAACCCTACATGGCCAGGAAGGGCTAGTTTTGAGCCTGATGGGAATCAATTAAATCCCCTAAATTTATTATCAAGCACACAGAACATTACGAATACCAACCGTTTTTTAATTAACGGATCTGTGGAGTACAAGATTACCCCTGAGATTTCAGCCAAGGTAAATGCTGGATGGGATTATTCTTCCGGTGAGAATACCTCACTCACAACTAGGGACCTATTTAATGTTCCAGATGCCGAAGGTTTTGGATTTGGATATTTCGGAGAACTTGAACGCGATAACAAAACCTTGGAAACAACCGTGAACTACAATAAGGAATTTGAAAATTCTAGCTTAGATGTATTGGTAGGTTATGCGTATCAAGATTTTCAGACAAGTGGTTTTAATTCAAACGGTAAGGGGTTTGACACTGGCGACCTTAACGAGATGGGCAAGGATTTAAGAGATGTAGTTCGTGATGCACAAGGTGATATAGGTGGATCCTTTCAACAATTCTATTATGATAGCAGAACTGCAGGATACTTTGTAAATCGCTTACTTCCCACCGTTGTGGCTGGAGACCCTGTAACCTCTTCTATTAATAAGAAGGTAGAAGCTGTTGTTTTTGACAACTTTGACAACACGGACGAACTTCAATCTTTCTTCGCAAGAGCCAATTATACTATTAATAACAAATATATTCTTACCGGGACCATCAGAGCGGATGGTTCTTCCAGGTTCGGTCCTGAAAATCAGTATGGGTACTTCCCATCGGGAGCCTTTGCCTGGAAAATGAATGAAGAAGATTTTGTGGGAGAGAGCGTTTCTACCTTAAAACTTCGTTTAAGTGCTGGTATTACAGGTAACCAAGATGGTCTGGGATATGGTAATTTCGTCGCTAGACAGCGTTTTGCTGAACTTAATAGACAAACGATTCAGAACGGTACGTTACAAATTAATCCAAATGGACTTGCCATTGTAGCGACAGACGTTCCAGATTTAAAATGGGAGGAATCCTTAAACTTTAACGTTGGTTTGGATTTTGGTTTTAATAACGACAGATTTAGTGGAAGTATTGATGTTTACCGCACCGAAACATCTGACCTCTTGCTTCAAACGCCTCCTGCGGCTCCGGCGGTTGATCCGTTCCAATTTGGAAATGTAGATGCCACTATCCTAAACCAAGGTGTTGAACTAGGACTGTCTTACGATTTTATTCGTAGCGAAGATGTTTCTTTTTCCGCAGATTTCAACGTTGCTTACAACGAGAACGAAATACAGGACTTTGAAGGTATCATTGATGCAGGCCCTATTAACGGTCAAGGTCTAACAGGTGCTTTCGCACAGCGTTTTCAAGCTGGAGTATCCCTGTTCTCTTACTATATGCCAATTTTTGAAGGCTTTGACAGTGCGGGCACTCCAATTTACACAGATGTCGACGGTAACGGGGTAGGAGATGCCTTTGGGGACAGAACCTTTGTTGATGAAGATGGCTTACCTGATATCACTTCCGGTTTAAGTTTAAACCTAAGAGTCAAGAATTTTGATGCCTCTGCATTTTTCTCTGGGCAGTTTGGATTCTCGGTATACAACAACACGGCCAATGGTTACTTTACTGCTGGTTCTATCGGTATATCAAGAAACGTTACCCAAAACGTAGTTACTAGTGGTGAAGATGCTGGAGCATCCGCAGATGTTTCTACACGTTTCTTAGAAAAAGGCGATTTTGTTCGTTTCCAAAACTTGAGTATTGGTTATAACGTTCCTTTGAGCGGTGAAGGTGTATTAAATACACTTCGTTTATCGGTAACCGGACAGAACTTGTTCTTAATAACAGATTATAGTGGTCTAGACCCAGAAGTAACAACAAATACCGGAACATTAAACAGTGCAGGATTACCTGCGAGAGGTATAGACTGGGCAGCGTATCCTAATCCAAGAACGTTTACCTTTGGTATTAACGCATCCTTTTAA